The Halosimplex litoreum genome has a window encoding:
- the dpsA gene encoding DNA starvation/stationary phase protection protein DpsA — translation MSTQKRVLQEAGTVEENSLRLERGTAEQIVRALNADLASTYVLYHQLKKHHWNVEGAEFRDLHVFLGEAADRAEEAADETAERLQALGGTPVSNPVTVAETAPVQFEGDDVYDIRTSLEHDLSMYGDIVEDLREHVELATDLGDHATAEILREILVQVEEDAHHVEHYLEDDTLVTPEAVEK, via the coding sequence ATGAGCACCCAGAAGCGCGTTCTGCAGGAGGCAGGCACGGTCGAAGAGAACTCACTGCGACTCGAACGGGGGACGGCGGAGCAGATCGTCCGGGCGCTGAACGCGGACCTCGCGTCGACGTACGTGCTCTACCACCAGCTAAAAAAGCACCACTGGAACGTCGAGGGCGCGGAGTTCCGTGACCTGCACGTCTTCCTCGGCGAGGCTGCCGACCGCGCCGAGGAGGCGGCCGACGAGACTGCTGAGCGACTCCAGGCGCTGGGCGGCACGCCGGTCTCGAACCCGGTGACCGTCGCCGAGACGGCGCCCGTCCAGTTCGAAGGCGACGACGTGTACGACATCCGCACGTCGCTCGAGCACGACCTGTCGATGTACGGTGATATCGTCGAGGACCTCCGCGAGCACGTCGAACTCGCGACCGATCTTGGCGACCACGCCACCGCGGAGATCCTCCGTGAGATTCTCGTCCAGGTCGAAGAGGACGCACACCACGTCGAACACTACCTCGAAGACGACACGCTGGTCACGCCCGAAGCCGTCGAGAAGTAA
- a CDS encoding protein sorting system archaetidylserine synthase (This PssA-like phosphatidyltransferase, along with a PssD-like decarboxylase, is required in Haloarchaea for the archaeosortase ArtA to replace the PGF-CTERM sorting signal with a C-terminal lipid anchor.) produces the protein MNEGLRVRERLGVADAVTLANAVVGFAAGVVALSDPHLAARLVLLAAIADALDGIAARAFGGTEVGPLLDSVTDVVSFGATPALLVVGIASAEWAWLADGIAAAPPAEAVAAVGAGALFVVFSVLRTSLYSEFVGEDENRPGIQNTLGATILAAAYLAGLTWVPGLLAVTAVLSVAMVAPVSYPKLLARDAGILGVVQAAAILAPTAFGRLLPRFLLVAALGYMFLAPRFYWGE, from the coding sequence ATGAACGAGGGGTTGCGCGTGCGCGAGCGACTCGGCGTCGCCGACGCCGTCACGCTCGCCAACGCCGTCGTCGGCTTCGCCGCCGGCGTCGTCGCGCTCTCGGACCCCCATCTCGCCGCCCGGCTCGTCCTGCTGGCGGCCATCGCGGACGCGCTCGACGGGATCGCGGCCCGGGCCTTCGGCGGCACCGAGGTCGGTCCGCTGCTCGATTCGGTGACCGACGTGGTCTCGTTCGGCGCGACGCCCGCGCTGCTGGTCGTCGGTATCGCCAGCGCCGAGTGGGCGTGGCTCGCCGACGGGATCGCGGCGGCACCGCCCGCCGAGGCCGTCGCGGCCGTCGGTGCCGGTGCGCTGTTCGTCGTCTTCTCGGTCCTGCGGACCAGCCTCTACAGCGAGTTCGTCGGCGAGGACGAGAACCGCCCGGGTATCCAGAACACTCTCGGCGCGACGATCCTCGCCGCGGCGTACCTCGCTGGCCTGACGTGGGTCCCTGGCCTGCTGGCCGTCACCGCCGTCCTCTCGGTGGCGATGGTCGCGCCGGTCTCTTACCCGAAGCTGCTGGCCCGCGACGCCGGGATTCTGGGGGTCGTCCAGGCCGCGGCCATCCTCGCGCCGACGGCCTTCGGGCGACTCCTCCCCCGATTCCTCCTCGTCGCGGCGCTCGGGTACATGTTCCTCGCGCCGCGGTTCTACTGGGGCGAGTGA
- a CDS encoding Gfo/Idh/MocA family protein — protein sequence MDPLSVGLVGCGNISDAYLSADAVFDAFELVACADLDAELARETAEEHGIEAMAVDELLAADAVEAVVNLTPPSAHAQVITDALDAGNHVYTEKPFAATAAEAETTRDRAAESELLVGSAPDTFLGAGLQTARQVVDDGRIGEPVGATAHWTSPGHELWHPNPDLYYQEGGGPLFDMGPYYVTALVFLLGSAERVAGSVSRPRATRTIGSGPRAGEEIDAEVPTHEAGIVDFANGATANLLTSFDVEASTMPFPAFEIYGTEGTLALPDPNHFEGPVRVRDHEDDDWETVPLTHEYTEGRGAGLADLAFAVRGDWEHRTSDALAGHVLDVMEAVRTASEESAFATIDSDPGRPAPLPADFPDVDR from the coding sequence ATGGATCCGCTCTCGGTCGGCCTCGTCGGTTGTGGCAACATCAGCGACGCGTATCTCTCGGCGGACGCGGTCTTCGACGCGTTCGAGTTGGTCGCCTGCGCCGACCTAGACGCCGAGCTGGCGCGCGAGACGGCCGAAGAACACGGGATCGAGGCGATGGCGGTCGACGAACTGCTCGCCGCCGACGCGGTGGAGGCGGTAGTCAACCTGACGCCGCCGAGCGCACACGCTCAGGTTATCACGGACGCGCTCGACGCCGGTAACCACGTCTACACCGAGAAACCGTTCGCCGCGACGGCCGCCGAAGCGGAGACGACCCGCGACCGGGCCGCCGAGTCGGAGCTGCTGGTCGGCTCGGCGCCAGACACGTTCCTCGGCGCGGGGCTCCAGACCGCTCGGCAGGTCGTCGACGACGGCCGTATCGGCGAGCCGGTCGGCGCGACCGCTCACTGGACCTCGCCCGGCCACGAGCTCTGGCACCCGAACCCCGACCTGTACTACCAGGAGGGCGGCGGCCCGCTGTTCGACATGGGGCCGTACTACGTGACCGCGCTCGTCTTCCTGTTGGGGAGCGCCGAGCGGGTGGCCGGGTCGGTCAGCCGGCCGCGCGCCACACGGACCATCGGGAGTGGTCCGCGTGCGGGCGAGGAGATCGACGCGGAGGTGCCGACCCACGAGGCCGGGATCGTCGACTTCGCGAACGGTGCGACGGCGAACCTGCTGACGAGCTTCGACGTCGAGGCCTCGACGATGCCGTTCCCCGCCTTCGAGATCTACGGCACCGAGGGGACGCTCGCGCTGCCGGACCCCAACCACTTCGAAGGGCCGGTCCGGGTGCGCGACCACGAGGACGACGACTGGGAGACGGTCCCGCTGACCCACGAGTACACGGAGGGTCGCGGCGCCGGGCTGGCGGACCTGGCGTTCGCCGTCCGCGGCGACTGGGAGCACCGTACCAGCGACGCACTGGCCGGCCACGTCCTCGACGTCATGGAGGCCGTCCGGACCGCCTCCGAGGAGAGCGCCTTCGCGACGATCGACTCCGATCCCGGCCGCCCCGCGCCGCTCCCCGCCGACTTCCCGGACGTGGACCGCTAA
- a CDS encoding acetate--CoA ligase family protein — MGELATLFGPRRVAVVGATDRDGSVGRAITENLLADFEGDVVAVNPTKDEVLGLESHDSVGAVPDVDVAVVVVPPPIVLDAIREAAEAGIRDVVVITAGFGESGSEGARRERELRELATEHDLNVVGPNSLGIMNTGVGLNATFGPENARDGSISFMSQSGAFVTAVVDWANDRNLGFHNVVSLGNKAVLDESDFVREWGEDPDTDVILGYLEDVVDGRAFVESAREVSGETPIVVVKSGRTEAGASAAASHTGAIAGSEEAYEAALDQAGVLRVDTVQDLFDFGSILAGQPLPERDGVAIVTNAGGPGVMTTDAVGDSDLSLASFTDDTVERFQDALPDEANVYNPVDIIGDAPVERFEDALDIALADPNVGAAVVLACPTATLSYEALADSVVDLQAEYDTPVAATLMGGSSARDANERLSQAGIPTYFDPARAVRSLDALREYRAIGDREYTEPETFDVDREAAREILESAARRDTNRLGVEAMDLLDAYGIPTPDGEIVDARSDAVDAAERIAPDGEVVMKIVSPDILHKSDIGGVAVGVPPEEVGDTYEDLVTRARNYQPDATILGVQVQEMVDLDSGVETIAGMNRDPQFGPLVLFGLGGIFVEVLEDTTLRLAPVSEPSAREMLSEIDAAPLLRGARGRDPVDEGSVVETLQRLSQLVTDFPAIVELDINPLVATPDGAQAVDVRLTIDQEQL; from the coding sequence ATGGGCGAATTAGCGACGCTCTTCGGGCCGAGACGAGTCGCCGTCGTGGGCGCGACCGACCGGGACGGGTCGGTCGGACGGGCGATCACGGAGAACCTCCTCGCGGACTTCGAGGGGGACGTGGTCGCCGTCAACCCCACGAAAGACGAGGTCCTGGGGCTGGAGAGTCACGACAGCGTCGGGGCCGTCCCCGACGTGGACGTGGCCGTCGTCGTGGTCCCGCCCCCTATCGTCCTCGACGCCATCCGCGAGGCCGCCGAGGCCGGGATCCGCGACGTGGTCGTCATCACCGCCGGCTTCGGCGAGTCCGGCAGCGAGGGCGCCCGCCGCGAGCGCGAGCTCAGAGAGCTCGCCACGGAACACGACCTCAACGTCGTCGGACCCAACAGCCTGGGAATCATGAACACCGGTGTCGGGCTCAACGCCACGTTCGGCCCCGAGAACGCCCGTGACGGGTCGATCTCCTTCATGAGCCAGTCGGGCGCGTTCGTCACCGCGGTCGTCGACTGGGCCAACGACCGTAACCTCGGCTTCCACAACGTCGTCTCGCTGGGGAACAAGGCCGTCCTCGACGAGTCCGACTTCGTCCGCGAGTGGGGCGAGGACCCCGACACCGACGTGATACTCGGCTACCTCGAAGACGTCGTCGACGGTCGCGCGTTCGTCGAGTCGGCCCGCGAGGTCTCGGGTGAGACACCGATCGTCGTCGTCAAGTCCGGCCGCACCGAGGCCGGCGCCTCGGCCGCGGCCTCCCACACCGGCGCCATCGCCGGCTCGGAGGAGGCCTACGAGGCCGCCCTGGACCAGGCCGGCGTGCTCCGCGTCGACACCGTCCAGGACCTGTTCGACTTCGGGTCCATCCTCGCCGGGCAGCCCCTGCCCGAGCGCGACGGCGTCGCCATCGTCACCAACGCCGGCGGCCCCGGCGTGATGACGACCGACGCCGTCGGCGACTCCGACCTCTCGCTCGCGTCGTTCACCGACGACACGGTCGAGCGATTCCAGGACGCGCTGCCCGACGAGGCCAACGTCTACAACCCGGTCGACATCATCGGCGACGCGCCGGTCGAGCGCTTCGAGGATGCGCTGGACATCGCGCTGGCCGACCCGAACGTCGGCGCCGCGGTCGTGCTGGCCTGCCCGACGGCGACGCTCTCCTACGAGGCGCTGGCCGACTCGGTCGTCGACCTGCAGGCCGAGTACGACACGCCGGTCGCCGCGACGCTGATGGGCGGCTCGTCGGCCCGTGACGCCAACGAACGACTCTCGCAGGCCGGCATCCCGACGTACTTCGACCCGGCCCGCGCCGTCCGCAGCCTCGACGCGCTCCGGGAGTACCGGGCGATCGGCGACCGGGAGTACACCGAACCGGAGACGTTCGACGTGGACCGCGAGGCGGCCCGCGAGATCCTCGAGTCGGCCGCTCGGCGCGACACCAACCGACTCGGTGTCGAGGCGATGGACTTGCTCGACGCCTACGGCATCCCGACGCCCGACGGCGAGATCGTCGACGCCCGCTCCGACGCCGTCGACGCCGCCGAGCGGATAGCACCAGACGGCGAAGTCGTCATGAAGATCGTCAGCCCGGATATCCTCCACAAATCCGACATCGGCGGCGTGGCCGTCGGCGTCCCGCCGGAGGAGGTCGGCGACACCTACGAGGACCTTGTGACCCGCGCCCGTAACTACCAGCCCGACGCGACGATCCTCGGCGTCCAGGTCCAGGAGATGGTCGATCTGGACAGCGGCGTCGAGACCATCGCGGGCATGAACCGCGACCCGCAGTTCGGGCCGCTGGTCCTGTTCGGTCTCGGCGGTATCTTCGTCGAGGTGCTGGAAGACACGACCCTGCGGCTCGCCCCCGTCAGCGAACCGTCGGCCCGGGAGATGCTATCGGAGATCGACGCCGCGCCGCTGCTGCGAGGGGCCCGGGGCCGTGACCCCGTCGACGAGGGGAGCGTCGTCGAGACGCTCCAGCGCCTCTCGCAGCTGGTCACCGACTTCCCCGCCATCGTGGAACTGGACATCAACCCGCTCGTCGCGACCCCCGACGGCGCCCAGGCCGTCGACGTGCGACTCACCATCGACCAGGAGCAACTATGA
- the bioD gene encoding dethiobiotin synthase, whose translation MSDDRRTAATEPSAECVSDFAVVGTDTGVGKTVVTTGLVGWLRAVGVDARAVKPAQTGYPPDDDAGYVAEACETDDAATCLERLEPALAPAVAADRAGVDLSYESIRDGCARELADAAVGVVEGIGGLRVPLADDREVVDLVADLSVPVLVVTRSGLGTLNHTALTVEALERRGCTVEGIVCNEYEGTSVAERTNPDVLAEMTGCPVWTLPPLALEDPSDAVAGLREHLPTDAFPKA comes from the coding sequence GTGAGCGACGACCGGAGGACGGCCGCGACGGAACCGTCCGCCGAGTGCGTCTCCGATTTCGCCGTCGTCGGCACCGACACGGGTGTCGGCAAGACGGTCGTGACCACCGGGCTGGTCGGATGGCTCCGGGCGGTCGGCGTCGACGCGCGGGCCGTCAAACCGGCACAGACGGGCTACCCGCCGGACGACGACGCCGGATACGTGGCGGAGGCCTGCGAAACCGACGACGCGGCGACCTGTCTCGAACGGCTCGAACCGGCGCTCGCGCCGGCGGTCGCCGCCGACCGCGCGGGCGTCGACCTGTCCTACGAGTCGATCCGCGACGGCTGTGCGCGCGAACTCGCCGACGCGGCGGTCGGCGTAGTCGAAGGGATCGGCGGGCTGCGCGTCCCGCTGGCCGACGACCGGGAGGTGGTCGACCTCGTCGCGGACCTGTCGGTGCCCGTGCTGGTCGTCACGCGCTCCGGGCTCGGGACGCTCAACCACACCGCGCTGACCGTCGAAGCGCTCGAACGTCGCGGCTGTACGGTCGAAGGGATCGTTTGCAACGAGTACGAGGGCACGTCCGTCGCCGAGCGAACCAATCCCGACGTACTGGCGGAGATGACTGGCTGCCCGGTGTGGACGCTTCCGCCGCTGGCCCTCGAGGACCCTTCCGACGCCGTCGCTGGCCTCCGTGAACACCTCCCGACCGACGCGTTTCCGAAGGCGTGA
- a CDS encoding DUF7344 domain-containing protein — protein MRTLDDHGRELTLADLADETARREHGRPVSEIASETVSELYLALYHTHVPKLVDGDAVRYDQEGDIVEPRERVGSLVQVLDVVG, from the coding sequence GTGCGGACGCTGGACGACCACGGCCGCGAGCTCACGCTCGCGGATCTCGCCGACGAGACGGCCCGCCGCGAACACGGGAGGCCGGTGAGCGAGATCGCCTCCGAGACCGTCTCGGAGCTGTACCTCGCGCTGTACCACACCCACGTGCCGAAACTGGTCGACGGCGACGCCGTCCGCTACGACCAGGAGGGCGACATCGTCGAACCGCGGGAACGCGTCGGATCGCTCGTGCAGGTGCTCGACGTCGTCGGGTAA
- a CDS encoding saccharopine dehydrogenase family protein, which translates to MDDDVTFAVLGTGGIGRRTLDVARHKEGLTPVAACDRNGVAVDHSGLDVAELLDATEGNIASGPEADGDTPATPESDYASDGGATAMDGGGNGQTASDGVKQAGEDAGIVASGQGEPTETPIDDVIDESDAIDAVLLALPNLEHDFVPRVAERFAAAGYEGVLVDVLKRSRVVGMLDDRADTLEDSGITFVCGAGATPGFLTGAAALAAQSFVEVEEVEIWWGVGLKSGYEDNRGTVREDIAHLDGYDIERARELSETEIEELVEEHDGRLEFHDMEHADDVLLERAGICDAADVSVGGVLDVRSDEKPTTTTVRVTGTTFDGERGTNTFELDDATSMEANVNGPALGYLKAAVLRNRAGDYGVYGPSEVMPSF; encoded by the coding sequence ATGGACGACGACGTGACATTCGCGGTACTGGGAACCGGTGGCATCGGCAGACGAACGCTCGACGTGGCGCGACACAAGGAGGGACTCACCCCGGTCGCGGCCTGCGACCGTAACGGCGTCGCGGTCGACCACTCGGGACTCGACGTCGCCGAACTGCTCGACGCGACGGAGGGCAACATCGCCTCCGGTCCCGAGGCCGACGGCGACACGCCCGCGACGCCGGAGAGCGACTACGCGTCGGACGGAGGCGCGACCGCGATGGACGGTGGCGGGAACGGCCAGACGGCCAGCGACGGCGTGAAACAGGCCGGCGAGGACGCCGGCATCGTCGCCAGCGGACAGGGCGAGCCGACCGAGACGCCCATCGACGACGTGATCGACGAGAGCGACGCTATCGACGCGGTGCTGCTGGCGCTCCCCAACCTCGAACACGACTTCGTCCCCCGCGTCGCCGAGCGGTTCGCCGCCGCGGGCTACGAGGGCGTCCTCGTCGACGTCCTCAAGCGCTCGCGGGTCGTCGGCATGCTCGACGACCGCGCCGACACCCTCGAAGACAGCGGTATCACCTTCGTCTGCGGCGCGGGCGCGACGCCCGGCTTCCTCACCGGCGCGGCGGCGCTGGCCGCTCAGTCGTTCGTCGAGGTCGAGGAGGTCGAGATCTGGTGGGGCGTCGGCCTCAAGTCGGGCTACGAGGATAATCGTGGGACGGTCCGCGAGGACATCGCCCACCTCGACGGCTACGACATCGAGCGTGCCCGCGAGCTGAGCGAGACCGAGATCGAGGAACTCGTCGAGGAGCACGACGGCCGGCTGGAGTTCCACGATATGGAGCACGCCGACGACGTGTTGCTCGAACGGGCGGGCATCTGCGACGCCGCCGACGTTTCTGTGGGTGGCGTCCTCGACGTGCGGTCCGACGAGAAGCCGACGACGACGACCGTTCGCGTGACGGGGACGACCTTCGACGGCGAGCGGGGCACCAACACCTTCGAACTCGACGACGCGACGAGCATGGAGGCCAACGTCAACGGCCCGGCACTGGGCTACCTGAAGGCCGCAGTGCTCCGCAACCGGGCCGGCGACTACGGCGTCTACGGGCCGAGCGAAGTCATGCCGAGCTTCTGA
- a CDS encoding aminotransferase class I/II-fold pyridoxal phosphate-dependent enzyme, with translation MTERGFDLDARLRERERAGLRRHLDPAESIGARARISDDPRGGAPEYGAERLVFASNNYLGLANDRRVLQAAENGARAVGTGAGASRLVTGDTGLHRAFERDLADCKGADRALLFSSGYAANIGTIEALAPDVVFSDELNHASIVDGCRVGADETVVYDHADPDDLRAKLAQRAAGSLDSGAEESWLVVTDSVFSMDGDVAPLDAICDAAEAFGAWVMVDEAHATGLFGDGGGVVQREGLADRVDVQLGTCSKALASQGGYVAGDEALVEYLLNAARSFVFSTGLAPPAVGAARESLRIARETDRVERLWETVATLREGLESMGYDVLGETQILPVLVGDRADALELGERLADRGVEAPAIRPPTVPEGTARIRVAPMATHTDEEVARCLDAFEAAGREVELL, from the coding sequence ATGACAGAGCGCGGTTTCGACCTCGACGCGCGGCTGCGCGAACGGGAGCGCGCGGGCCTGCGCCGCCATCTCGACCCCGCCGAATCCATCGGGGCGCGGGCCCGAATCAGCGACGACCCGCGCGGCGGTGCGCCCGAGTACGGCGCCGAGCGGCTCGTGTTCGCCTCGAACAACTACCTCGGACTGGCGAACGACCGGCGAGTCCTGCAGGCCGCCGAGAACGGCGCCCGCGCGGTCGGGACCGGCGCCGGCGCCTCCCGACTCGTCACCGGTGACACCGGCCTGCACCGTGCGTTCGAGCGCGACCTGGCCGACTGCAAGGGCGCGGACAGGGCGCTGCTGTTCTCCTCTGGTTACGCCGCCAATATCGGGACCATCGAGGCGCTCGCGCCGGACGTCGTCTTCTCGGACGAACTCAACCACGCGAGCATCGTCGACGGCTGCCGCGTCGGCGCCGACGAGACTGTCGTCTACGACCACGCCGACCCCGACGACCTCCGGGCGAAGCTGGCCCAGCGGGCGGCCGGGTCGCTCGACAGCGGGGCCGAGGAGTCGTGGCTGGTCGTCACCGACTCGGTGTTCTCGATGGACGGCGACGTGGCGCCGCTGGACGCGATCTGCGACGCGGCCGAGGCGTTCGGCGCGTGGGTGATGGTCGACGAGGCCCACGCGACTGGCCTGTTCGGCGACGGCGGCGGGGTCGTCCAGCGCGAGGGGCTGGCCGACCGCGTCGACGTGCAACTCGGGACGTGTTCGAAGGCGCTGGCGAGTCAGGGCGGCTACGTCGCCGGCGACGAAGCGCTCGTGGAGTACCTCCTGAACGCCGCCCGCTCGTTCGTCTTCTCGACGGGGCTGGCGCCGCCGGCGGTCGGCGCCGCCCGCGAGTCGCTCCGGATCGCCCGCGAGACGGACCGGGTCGAGCGGCTCTGGGAGACCGTCGCGACGCTCCGCGAGGGGCTGGAATCGATGGGCTACGACGTGCTCGGCGAGACGCAGATCCTCCCTGTTCTCGTCGGTGACCGGGCGGACGCGCTGGAACTGGGGGAGCGACTGGCCGACCGCGGGGTCGAGGCGCCGGCGATCCGCCCGCCGACGGTTCCGGAGGGGACCGCCCGCATCAGGGTCGCGCCGATGGCGACGCATACCGACGAGGAGGTGGCGAGGTGTCTCGACGCCTTCGAGGCGGCCGGTCGGGAGGTGGAACTGCTGTGA
- the bioB gene encoding biotin synthase BioB, translating into MVYETGNRTIDDAVERVLAGERLTRRDGLALIAQPVDELAAAADAVRAEFGDGTVDACSIVNAKAGDCAEDCGFCAQSVHFDTGIDNYGFLGPEKILDAAKRAERDGAQRFGIVVAEKGVSKERRPEEWAEVLEAVRLVRDETDVEVDASLGILTEEEAEILAEEGLNHYNHNIETSPNFFPEIVDSHAFEDRVQTLEVAKEAGMNLCAGVILGMGESPTDRVDAAVALQDIGVSSLPVNVLNPVAGTPLGEQFDDGAAISTEEIVATIAVYRLLHPEARVRLTGGREANLDADEQHLPFEAGADGMLTGDYLTTEGQSPADDIEVVERAGLEPNTEANDFDPAAVKARHADGGADASTDRGGDAETAAGSATSNVSD; encoded by the coding sequence GTGGTTTACGAGACCGGCAACCGAACGATAGACGACGCCGTCGAGCGCGTGCTGGCTGGCGAGCGCCTGACGCGTCGCGACGGGCTCGCGCTGATCGCACAGCCGGTCGACGAGCTGGCGGCGGCCGCCGACGCGGTCCGCGCCGAGTTCGGCGACGGCACCGTCGACGCCTGCTCGATCGTCAACGCCAAGGCCGGCGACTGCGCCGAGGACTGCGGCTTCTGCGCCCAGTCGGTCCACTTCGATACCGGGATCGACAACTACGGCTTCCTCGGCCCCGAGAAGATACTCGACGCGGCGAAGCGGGCCGAACGCGACGGCGCTCAGCGCTTCGGCATCGTCGTCGCCGAGAAGGGGGTCTCGAAGGAACGCCGCCCCGAGGAGTGGGCGGAGGTCCTCGAAGCCGTCCGACTGGTCCGCGACGAGACCGACGTGGAGGTCGACGCCTCCCTGGGCATCCTCACCGAGGAGGAAGCCGAGATCCTCGCCGAGGAGGGGCTCAACCACTACAATCACAACATCGAGACCTCGCCCAACTTCTTCCCGGAGATCGTCGACTCCCATGCCTTCGAGGACCGCGTGCAGACGCTGGAGGTCGCCAAGGAAGCGGGTATGAACCTGTGTGCCGGCGTCATACTCGGCATGGGCGAGAGCCCGACCGACCGGGTCGACGCGGCCGTGGCGCTCCAGGATATCGGCGTCTCATCGCTGCCGGTGAACGTGCTCAACCCCGTCGCGGGGACACCGCTGGGCGAACAGTTCGACGACGGCGCGGCGATCTCGACCGAGGAGATCGTCGCGACCATCGCGGTCTACCGGCTGCTCCATCCCGAGGCGCGCGTGCGCCTGACCGGGGGGCGCGAGGCGAACCTCGACGCGGACGAACAGCATCTCCCGTTCGAGGCGGGCGCCGACGGGATGCTCACCGGCGACTACCTCACGACGGAGGGCCAGTCCCCCGCCGACGACATCGAGGTCGTCGAACGTGCGGGGCTGGAACCCAACACCGAGGCCAACGACTTCGACCCGGCGGCGGTGAAGGCCCGTCACGCGGACGGCGGGGCGGACGCATCGACCGACCGCGGCGGCGACGCGGAGACGGCCGCGGGCAGCGCGACCAGTAACGTTTCCGACTGA
- a CDS encoding phosphotransacetylase family protein, producing the protein MKPIFVTSTGEGTGKTAIAIAAAKLAQERGLDVGYFKPKGTRLKSPVGKTRDEDPLLAMEMLGIDADLSELEPVVYSPAFVEEAIRGNRDGEVRERVREHFDALADDYDLVVVEGGGRLETGGIVGLTDPDVAELLDARTVVVGGYANPADVDEVLAAARQFEGHLAGVLFNAVADANFDSLNTDVVPFLETRDIPVLGIVPRVQELAGVTVADLADALGADLLNPEASTDGFVERFAVGAMGSDAALRHFRRMRNAAMITGGDRSEIQAAALGAPGIEAVVLTGGLRPSGAILGKAADADVPVLLVQSDTKVTVDRIENVLSTGRTRDPETVERMVDLLADHADLEGLFADGPEPLGTDPETGAETGTATDSETDDDTDEE; encoded by the coding sequence ATGAAACCCATATTCGTCACCTCGACCGGAGAAGGCACCGGCAAGACAGCCATCGCGATCGCCGCCGCGAAACTCGCGCAGGAGCGCGGCCTCGACGTGGGGTACTTCAAACCGAAGGGCACCCGGCTCAAGAGCCCCGTCGGCAAGACCCGCGACGAGGACCCGCTACTCGCCATGGAGATGCTCGGTATCGACGCCGACCTCTCCGAACTCGAACCGGTCGTCTACTCACCGGCGTTCGTCGAGGAAGCCATCCGCGGCAACCGCGACGGCGAGGTCCGCGAGCGGGTGCGCGAGCACTTCGACGCGCTGGCCGACGACTACGATCTGGTCGTCGTCGAGGGCGGCGGCCGTCTGGAGACCGGCGGTATCGTCGGCCTGACCGACCCCGACGTGGCCGAGCTGCTCGACGCGCGCACGGTCGTCGTCGGCGGCTACGCCAACCCGGCCGACGTGGACGAAGTGCTCGCCGCCGCCCGACAGTTCGAGGGTCACCTCGCGGGCGTGCTCTTTAACGCCGTCGCGGACGCGAACTTCGACTCGCTGAACACGGACGTGGTCCCGTTTCTGGAGACCCGCGACATCCCCGTGCTCGGCATCGTCCCGCGGGTGCAGGAACTGGCCGGCGTCACCGTCGCCGACCTGGCCGACGCGCTCGGCGCCGATCTGCTCAATCCCGAGGCCTCGACCGACGGCTTCGTCGAGCGATTCGCCGTCGGCGCGATGGGCAGCGACGCGGCGCTGCGTCACTTCCGGCGGATGCGCAACGCCGCCATGATAACCGGCGGCGACCGCTCGGAGATCCAGGCGGCCGCGCTCGGAGCGCCGGGCATCGAGGCCGTCGTCCTCACCGGCGGGCTCAGACCCTCGGGCGCCATCCTCGGCAAAGCCGCGGACGCGGACGTGCCGGTCCTGCTCGTCCAGTCCGACACCAAGGTCACCGTCGACCGGATCGAGAACGTGCTCTCGACCGGGCGGACCCGCGACCCCGAGACCGTCGAGCGGATGGTCGACCTCCTGGCCGACCACGCCGACCTCGAAGGGCTGTTCGCCGACGGCCCAGAGCCCCTCGGCACCGACCCCGAGACCGGCGCCGAGACCGGAACCGCCACCGACTCCGAAACCGACGACGACACCGACGAGGAGTGA